GAAGCTTCGGACATGAGGGTGGGGAGGTCAGCGCCGCCAGCGGCGGAAATCCACGACCTGGTAGGTCAGGAACAGGACGAAGATGGCAAGGGTGAGGTAGAGCACCGCCGGACGGCTGTCGAACAGGCCGCTGGCGAAGTAGTGGAGGTGCTGGCGGGAGGAGATGTAGTCGAAGAACGCGGCCCCGGCGAAGGAGTTCCCCCAGATGGTGGTGACGTAGCCGAGGAAGTGGAAGATGACCAGGATGCCGATGGTGAAGATGCCGGCGGTGATCTGGCTGGAGGTCAGCGAGGAGCAGAGGCAGCCGACGGCGGTGAACGCCGCGCCCATGAGCCAGATGATGGCCAGTGAACCGAGCAGGCCGCCCGCGGTCCACGCCGGAGGCATGCCTTTCGCCCACTCGAACACCGTCACCCAGTCGAACATTTTGAACTGCACGATGGCGGGCACCCACAGCAATGTGTAGAAAATCATGGCCGCGGTGTACTTCGACGCCACCACCTGCCAGCTCCGCACCGGCGCGGTCAGCAGGCTTTCCAGCGTGCCGCTGCGCTCCTCCTCCGCGAAAAGCCGCATGGTGATGAGCGGGAAAATGAACAGGAAATAGAACCAGAACAACGGCGTGTGGAAGGTGACATACACCAGGCTGTCCTTCACCGGGGTGTCACGGAACCCCTTCATGGCCGTGGAAAGGGAGATCCCCTGCATGATGACGACGAACGCCAGGATGACCCAGCCGAAGGGACTGAGGAAATAGCCCTTCAATTCCTTGAAGGTGAGGATGCGGAAAAGTCTCATGCGGCGTGGGCGCTCTAGGTAGGTGATCCACCGCCCGGAGGCAAAGGGAAAAGAACCGGAGGCAAAGCGGCGCCAGCGGGGGTTTCCGCCCATCGGGGTGCATTTTCCCGGCGAGGGGAGGGCCAGTTCCCGCCGATCCAACATCCCATCACTCCCCGGACATCTCCAGGTTGTCGATGTGGAAGGCGGTGTCCGCATTGGAGATGGCGCTCCACAGGACGAGGTTCGCCTTCGTCCACTCCTTCTTGCACGGGATGTCCGGGTGGTTCGTTCTGGTGCCGTCCTGGCGGGTGATCTCCACGTTCCAGGTGCCGCTGCCGGGGGTGGCGGTCATGCGGACGCGGAACCACTCGCCGGTGGGGATGTCCGCCAGCGGCACGCTGCGGCCGGTGGTCGCGGCCAGCTTTCCATCCTTCCATGAAAGATAGGGGCCCGCTCCGAACTCACCTCCACGCACCTCGAAAAACCACTCCGCTCCGGCGCGTGACATGGCATCGAAGGAAATGCGGATCGGTCCCGGTGCGAACTTCGGGTGCAGGTTCAGCACCGGCAGCCAGGATGGCGTGAGGCCGGGCGCGTCCTGGATCTTGATCGACTTTTTCGACGGGGCGGGGGAGGCGGATCCCGCGCCACCGTCCAACGGGATGGGTGAGGAAGCATCGCTGGTCACGCTGATGGAGTCGCCCTTCTTCTCCTTCGACAGATCCGCCGAGGCTCCGATGATAGGCAACGTGCCGTCCGCAGCGAACTCGAACGTCTTCATCGGGATCGACCACGGCGGTGACGGCCACGGCTTGGAGTCCTCCTCCCAGTTCGGGAAATCCGCCTTTTCCGCCAGCTCGCGCCATGCCTTTCCGCGCGGCCCGTCCGACCGCACGCCGGCCACGGACAGGTCCCATGGCTTGAAGCCCAGCTTCAGCGCCGGGCTGTCCGGCTTCAGGTGGAAATCACGCTTCGCCAGATCGACGAACTGCGGGTCCGCGATGATGGAGCCGCCGTCGCGTCCCTGCTTCCGCCACTCATCCCATGACCATCCCTCGGTCATCTCCGGCATCTTTCCCGTCACTGGCCAGTAGAGGTTCTTCCGCATCACGTAGGCGGTCTTCG
This genomic stretch from Akkermansiaceae bacterium harbors:
- a CDS encoding ABC transporter permease subunit; the encoded protein is MRLFRILTFKELKGYFLSPFGWVILAFVVIMQGISLSTAMKGFRDTPVKDSLVYVTFHTPLFWFYFLFIFPLITMRLFAEEERSGTLESLLTAPVRSWQVVASKYTAAMIFYTLLWVPAIVQFKMFDWVTVFEWAKGMPPAWTAGGLLGSLAIIWLMGAAFTAVGCLCSSLTSSQITAGIFTIGILVIFHFLGYVTTIWGNSFAGAAFFDYISSRQHLHYFASGLFDSRPAVLYLTLAIFVLFLTYQVVDFRRWRR